TCGGGGTCGTGGGTGACATCGATGACGGGCATGACGGGCTCCTGGTCAGGGTGATGGGGAAGGGGTGGATTCGGGATGCGGGGGATCGGGGTGCGGGGGATCGGCGGCGAGCAGTTCGTCGACCCGGGTGATCCGGCCGCGCCAGATCTGTTCCAGGTCGCCGAGCATGCCGCGCACCGACCGCACAGCGGCGACGTCGCCCGAGGCCATCTGCTGCCGGCCGCTGCGCCGTTTGGTCAGCAGTCCGGCACGTTCGAGGACGGCGACGTGCTTCTGTACCGCGGCGAAGGTCATGTCGTAGTGCTCCGCCAGTGCGGTGACCGAGTGTTCCCCGGCCAGCACGCGCCGCAGGATGTCGCGGCGGGTCCGGTCGGCCAGGGCGTGGAACAGGGCATCGGCCCGGTCCTCGTCCTCGTCGGTCACCACCTCAATATACAACCATCTGGTTGTATGTCAATGAGTGGCAGCGCCGAGGTTTCGTTTCGCGGCGTGCGTGGCATCCCCGATCTTCGGTGCGGATCACCCTGAACTTCCGCGCGGGCTCTCGACGCCGCACGGGCCGACCGATTGGCTGAGACCCGAAGCCGAGTCCGGCCGCCCTCGACCGTCAGGAACGCGATGACCACCTCCGCCACTGCCGCCGAGTCCGGCCGGATCGCGTGGACTTGGGTCCTGCTCTCCTCTCTCGCGGTCGCCGCGTTCGCCGTCGCCCCGTACCTGACGGCGAATCTGCGGGAACTCGCCGACTCGTCGTCGGGCAGCGTGGCCGGCAACTACGTGAACGCCGCACCGGCGATCCGGATCGCGTTCTACACGCACATCGGCGGCGGTGGGTGCGCGCTGATCCTGGGTCCGCTGCAGTTCTGGCGCGGGCTTCGCACCCGGTGGCCCGCAGTGCACCGCTGGACAGGCAAGGCCTATCTGACCGCGGTCGGTGCCGGTGGGCTGGCGGGTCTGGTGATCGCGCCGTGCACGGATGCCGGATTGATCGGGACACTCGGTTTCGGCGTACTGGCACTGCTCTGGCTGACGACCGGCGCGCTGGGCTATCGGGCGATCCGGCGGGGCGACGTCGCGGCGCACCGCGCGGCGGTGACGCGGAACTTCGCGCTCACCTACGCGGGCGTGACCCTGCGGCTCTGGCTGCTGCTGTTGACGGCGTCACAGGTGCCGTTCGGCACCGCCTACCTGATCGTGCCGTTCCTCTGCTGGGTGCCCAATCTGGTGGTCGCCGAGTGGCTGATCGTGCGCCGGGGTCTACCGCGGTGAGCGGGCCCGGCGGTCAGCCGAGCCAGGCCTTCGCGGCCGCGACGAGAGCCTTGGCGCCGACGGTGATCGTCGGCTCGATCACCGGCGCGTACTCGGCCGAGTGATTCGACGGCAACTCGGCCAGTACCTTCATCAGCTCGGCCGGGGGAGCGAACAGCTTCGGATCGGCGCCGCCGAGGAACCAGTACACCGACGGCACGCCGGCCGCGCGGCCGAAGACCCCGAAGTCCTCCGAACCGGTGCCCGGCGGCACCGGCAGGGCGATCGGGCCGAGGCGTTCGGTCCACGAGGCGACCACCTTGGCGGTGGCGTCATCGTCGTTGACGGTGGCCGGCGCCCCGTAGAGGGTGGTGATCTCCGGCATCCGCTCGGCGCCGGCGGCCTGTGCCTCGGCGTTCACGATCCGGGTGATGGAGGCGAGCACGCTGTCCCGGACATCCGGGTCGTAGGTGCGCACCGACATCTTCAGCGTCGCCGTCTCCGGGATGATGTTGTTCTTGGTCCCGGCCTCGACCACACCGATGGTGACCACGGCCTGATCGCCGGCGGCCACCTCGCGCGAGACGATGGTCTGCAGCCGCATGATGGTCGACGCGGCCATCACGACCGGATCGACGGTGGTCTCCGGGCGGGAGCCGTGCCCGCCCTTGCCGAACAGGGTGATCTCCAGGGCATCGCTGGCCGCCAGGATCGGACCCGGCTTGTAGAACACCATCCCGGCGGGGCCGGGGGCCACGTGCTGGCCGAGCACGACGTCCGGCCGCGGTACCCGGTCGAGGAGGTCATCGGCGATCATCGCCCGTGCGCCGGAGAGATTCTCCTCGGCCGGCTGGAAGACGGTGACGACGGTGCCCGACCAATCGTCGCGGTTCGCGGCGAGGTCGCGGGCGGCACCGATCAGCGCGGTCACATGCATGTCGTGCCCGCACGCGTGCATGACGGGCACCGTCTCGCCGTCGGCGTCGACCGCGTGCGCGGTGCTGGCATAGTCCAGCCCGGTGTTCTCGGCGACCGGCAGGGCATCCATGTCGGCCCTGAGCCAGACGACCGGGCCATCGTTGTTGCGGAGGATCCCCACCACGCCGTGGCCGCCGATGTGCTCGATCACCTCGTAGCCGGTCTCGGTGAGATCGGCCGCCACGATGCCCGCCGTTCGTTCTTCCTGACCGGCCAGCTCCGGATGCCGGTGCAGGTCGATGTAGATGTCTTTCAGGTCAGTCATGTCTCAGGCTTTCGGTTGGTGGGAAGTCGTCAGAAGACGAGGAACTGCATGCCGAGACCGATGGCGACGGCGAACGCGGACGACAGCAGCATGGGGACCAGGAACGAGCCGTTGATCAGGATCGAGCCCTGCTTGGTGGAGCCCGTCTTGTCCGTCATGATGCACGCCTGACCGAGGCCGCCCATCGATGCCAGCAGATTGTTGCCGCCGGCCGCGCCGAGCATGCCGGCCGCGGGACCGACGCCGAGTCCGGCGGTCAGGGCGATCGGCAGCAGGACGGAGACCGACGCGACCTGGCTCTGGATGAGGGCCGCGAGCACGAACAGAATCACCGCGAACAGTGCCACCGAGACGCCGATCGAACTCTCCACGAAGGAGGTGATCTCCTTCATGTGGTCGTTGATGATGGTGCCGGCGAGCACCGGCACCGCGAGCAGCAGCAGCGCGGCGATCACGCCGGTGCCGATCATCGACTCGCTCAGCACCTCCGGCGTCTTGACCTTGCACATGACCATGATCAGGCCCGCCGCGGCGAACATGACGATCGGAATCATGAAGCTCATCGAGACGTGCGTCTCGACCACCGAGCCGTCCTCCAGGGACTTCGAATAGGTGGGACGCAACTTCTCGAAGAAGCCGAGGACCACACCCAGGACGACGGCGATCAGGAAGATGTAGGCGCTCCACGAGGCGCGCTCCCGCAGCGGCGGCAGGTCGTCGTCGACGAGCGGTGCGGGCGGCTCCACCTCGCCGGCCGCCAGTCGGCGCTGGTACTCCGGATCGTCGTCCAGCTCCTTGCCGTAGCGGGACATGATGAGCGAGGTGAGGACGGTGGCGATCAACGACGCCGGGACCGTCACCGCGAGCAGTTTGCCGAGCCCGACGTGCTCGCCCTGCTTCTCGGCGATGTTGATGAAGACGTAGGTGATCGCGGCGACGGGGCTCGACATCAGCGCCAGCTGACACACCGCGTTGGCGGTCGCGAGAATGCGTTCGGGCCGGATCTTGGCCGAGTACGACACCCGATACATGATCGGGATCAGGGCGAAGGTGATGTTGCCGGTGCCGGACATCACGGTGAACAGCCAGACGATCAGCGGGCCGACCACCGGAATCGCCTTGGGGTGCTTGCCCATCGCCTTCCCCGCGATCCGGACGAGGAAGTCCATCCCGCCGGCGGCACTCATCGCCGCCGAGGCCACGATCACGGCGAGGATGATGAAGATGGCGGTGATGGGCGGCGAGCCGGGCTGCAGCCGCAGGGCCTCGACCAGGATGAATACCGAGACACCGGACATGCCGATGAGGGCGAGTGGCCCGTAGCGGGCGCCCACGGCCAGCGGTGCGAGGAACAGCAGGATCTCGATGATGAGCTTGAAGATTTCCACGACGAAGCGCTCCTCGGGGGATGAGGTCAGGGACGGCGAGAGAAGCCGTCGCCGTATTGTGTCCCGCCGGCGCGGTGCGCGGGGAGCGCTTCGGGGACGCTAGGGACGTACGACCCCTGTCCCGGCCGCACGCGGCACAGAAACCACGTTTCCCTGGCACAGAATGAACGATTCGTGTCCCGCGGGGAGCACGGGGCGCTCCCGGTGGGGGAGCGCTGTGTCGGCTCGTGGACTACGCCAGATCGTACGAGTGGGTGACGGCGCGGTTCCAGCCGTCGTACAGGCGGGCGCGCTCGTCGTCGTCCATGGCCGGAGTCCAGCGTTTGCCCTCGGCCCAGTTGGTGCGGATGTCGTCCGGGCTCTCCCAGAAACCGACCGCCAGGCCGGCGGCGTACGCCGCGCCCAGCGCGGTGGTCTCGGTGACCTGCGGCCGAACCACCGGAACGCCGAGCAGGTCGGACTGGAACTGCATCAGCAGGTCGTTCCCGACCATGCCGCCGTCCACCTTCAGCGTGGTCAGGGCGACGCCGGAGTCGGCCTCCATCGCCTCGATCACCTCGCGAGTCTGGTAGGCGCTGGCCTCCAGGACCGCACGGGCGATGTGCCGCTTGTCGGCGAACCGGGTGAGTCCGACGATCACGCCGCGCGCATCCGGCCGCCAGCGCGGGGCGAACAGGCCGGAGAAGGCCGGGACGAAGTAGACGCCGCCGTTGTCCGGGACCGCGGCCGCCAGGGATTCGACGTCGGCGGCGGTGGGGATCAGGCCCAGATTGTCGCGCAGCCACTGGACCAGCGAGCCGGTGACCGCGATCGAGCCCTCCAGGGCGTAGCGCGCGGGTTCATCGCCCAGCCGGTAGCAGACCGTGGTCAGCAGGCCGTGCTCGCTGAAGACCGGCTCGGTACCGGTGTTCAGCAGCAGGAAGTTGCCGGTGCCGTAAGTGTTCTTCGCCTCGCCCGGGGTCAGGCAGGCCTGCCCGAAGGTGGCCGCCTGCTGATCGCCCAGGATGCCGCCAAGCGGAACCTCCGGGAACGACCCGCGGGTGCGCAGCGAGGCCAGGACCGCGGAACTGGAGGTGATCTCCGGGAGCATCGACATCGGGATGGCGAGGTCGGCGCAGATCTGCGGGTCCCAGTCCAGCGTGCGCAGGTCCATCAGCAGGGTGCGGGAGGCGTTGGTGACGTCGGTGAGGTGCCGACCGCCGTCGACGCCGCCGGTCATGTTCCACGCCAGCCAGCTGTCGATGGTGCCGAAGCACAGCTCGCCGCGCTCGGCGCGGGCGCGGGCGCCGTCGACGTTGTCCAGGATCCAGCGCACCTTGGGGCCGGCGAAGTAGGTCGACAGCGGGAGGCCGGTCCGGGCGCGGTAGCGGTCGACGCCCTCGTCGCCGGCCAGCTCCTCGCAGAGGGCGGCGGTCCGGGTGTCCTGCCACACGATGGCGTTGTGAACGGGCTCGCCGGTGGTGCGATCCCAGACGACGGTGGTCTCGCGCTGGTTGGTGATGCCGCACGCGGCGATGTCGGAGGTGTTCACCTGGGAGGCCGCCAGGACCGCCGCCGCGACGCGCCGGGTGTTGCGCCAGATCTCCATCGGATCGTGCTCCACCCACCCGGCGCGCGGAAAGATCTGCCGGTGTTCCACCTGCTCGGTGGCGATCACCTGACCGCGGCGGTCGAAGATGATCGCGCGCGTGGACGTGGTGCCCTGGTCGATCGCGGCGACGTAGCGGGGAGCGGCGGAGCCGGTGGGCGTCATCACGGGAGTCAGTGTGCCACGCGGGCTATTACTCTCCGGTAGAATTTCGGCGTGTCCAACGAGCATCGCGAGGAACGACCGGCAGACCTGGGACCCGCACAGCGGGCGCAGGCGTGGCAGCGGCTGACCGACGAGGAGTTCGATCTCGTCGTGATCGGCGGCGGCGTGGTCGGCGTCGGCACCGCGCTCGACGCGGCGACGCGCGGACTGCGCGTGGCCCTCGTCGAGGCCCGCGACATCGCCTCCGGAACGTCGAGCCGGTCGTCCAAGATGTTCCACGGCGGCCTGCGCTACCTGGAGCAGCTGGAGTTCGGTCTGGTCCGGGAGGCGCTGCGCGAACGCGAGCTCTCGCTCAGCCTGCTGGCCCCGCATCTGGTGAAGCCGCTGCCCTTCCTCTTCCCGATCACCAAGCGTTTCTGGGAACGGCCCTACATCGCCGCGGGCCTGTTCCTGTACGACCGGATGGGCGGCGCCAAGTCGGTCCCCGGCCAGAAGCACGTCTCCCGGTCCGGCGCGCACCGCATCGCGCCCAGTCTGCGGCGCGGCGCCCTGGTCGGCGGCATCCGCTACTACGACACGGTGGTCGACGACGCCCGGCACAGCCTCACCCTGGCCCGGACGGCCGCGCACTACGGCGCCGTGGTCCGCACCTCGACCCAGGCCGTCGGCTTCCTTACCGAGGGCGACCGCGTCACCGGCGTCAAGCTCCGGGACAGCGAGACCGGGGAGACCACGCAGGTTCGCGCGCACTGCGTGGTGAACGCGGCCGGTGTCTGGACCGACGAGGTGCAGAAACTGTCCGGCCAGCGCGGTCACTTCCGGGTGCGGGCCTCCAAGGGCGTGCACATCGTGGTGCCGCGCGATCGCATCGTCAGCGAGACCGCGATCATCCTGCGCACCGCGAACTCGGTGTTGTTCGTGATCCCGTGGGAGACCCACTGGATCATCGGCACCACCGACACCGATTGGAACCTGGACCTCGCGCACCCGGCGGCGACCCGCGCCGACATCGACTATCTCCTTCAGCGGGTCAACGCCGAACTGGTGACCGAGCTGACCCACGACGACATCGAGGGCGTGTACGCGGGCCTGCGGCCGCTGCTGGCCGGGGAGGACGAATCGACCTCGGCCCTCTCCCGTGAGCACGCCGTCGCCGCGGTCGCGCCCGGGCTGATCTCCATCGCCGGCGGCAAATACACCACCTACCGCGTGATGGGTGCCGACGCCGTCGACGCGGCCGCCGAGTACATCCCGGACCGGGTCGGCAAGTCGGTCACCGAGCGGGTGCCGCTGATGGGCGCCGACGGCTACTTCGCGCTGGTCAACCAGTGTGAGCACCTCGGCGAGCACTACGGCCTGCACCCGTACCGGGTCCGCCGCCTGCTCAACCGCTACGGCTCGATGCTCGACGACGTGCTCGCGCTCGCCGCCGACGACCCGTCGCTGCTGCAGCCGATCGACGCCGCGCCGCAGTATCTGCGCGTCGAGGTGGTGTACGCCGCGCGCTTCGAGGCCGCGCTGCACCTGGAAGACGTGCTGGCCCGCCGGACCCGGATCGCCATCGAGTACGCGCATCGCGGTGCCGACTGCGCCCGGGAGGTGGCCGGGCTCATCGCCCCGATCCTCGGGTGGAGCGAGGAGAAGCGGGAGTGGGAGATCGAGAACTACTGCGCGCGGGTGGAGGCGGAGATCGCCTCGCAGCGCCAGCCGGACGACGAGTCGGCGGACGCCCTGCGGGTGGCGGCGCCGGAGGCGCGCCGGGAGATCCTCGAACCGGTGCCGGTGCCGGAGTAGGCCCTAGGGCTCTTGTCCGCGCGACGGCTGCGCGACCAGGATTATCCGCATAGGGTTCTATTGACGAATCGGCGGAAGAGGAGCCATGGAAGCGATCACCGCGCTGGATGCGGATCAGTGCTGGAATCTGTTGAGCGAGAGCGTGTTCGGGCGATTGGCGTTGAGCGTCGACGGTGAGCCGGAGATCTTCCCGGTCAACGCGTACGCCCATGACGGCAAGATCCTCTTCCGCACCGGTGAGGGCACCAAGCTGTCCGAGATCGCGGTGAACGGACGCGTGGCCTTCGAGACCGACGGCTTCACCAGCAAGATCGGCTGGAGCGTCGTCGCCAAGGGCACCGCGCGGATCCTGACCGGCACCAAGGAGATCCAGGAGGCCGACCAGCTGCCGCTGAAGCCCTGGGTGCCGACCCTCAAGATGAACTACGTCGAGATCGACGTCGCCGAGATCACCGGGCGTCGTTTCAAGTTCGGCCCGGAGCCCGACCGCTACCCGGTGTAGCGCACGGCCGCTCGCTCAGCGGTAGTACTTCTCGAACTGTGCGGGCATGACGGTGCCGGGCGGCAGCGGGATACCCGAGGGCGCGCGGACCGGCCGGACCTTGATCGCCGGCGCGGAGGGCGTCATGCAGCTCATCCGCGGGGTTCCGGTCCGCAACAGCGAATCGATCAGCGCCCACATCGACGGGGCGACGTTCAGCGTCGTGTGGACGATCGGGTCGTTCGGGCACAGATCCTGGGTCACAATGTTGCGATAGTCGCCGAGGCCGGTCATCAGGTTGATCCAGAACGGCGCGGCTTCCTCTTCGCGCAGCGTCGTCACGTTGTAGTAGGTGATACCGGGCAACGCCTGCGTCGGAGTGTTCAGCGCGGTGATGTCCGCGCCGCCCATCGCCTGTTCCAGGCAGGCCGGAGTGGGGTTCATCCCGCGGTACCGCGGCGGCAGGTACTGCATCCGGTCCGCGGGCGGGCACTTTCCCTGGCGCAGCCAGTACGACTGGTACGGGGAACCGAGGACCATCCCGGACAGGATGACGGCCTTGCGGACGAGGCGCGCGCCGCCGTAGTCCTTGAACCACATTCTTAGGTGACCCTAAGGTGGCGACTCGGCGGTCGCCGTTCACGCCGGGCCGGACAGGTCGGGATCACCGGGTCGCTTGCACGGTCGTCGTTCCCACTGCCGCTGCAGCGTTGGGTGCCGACGCGCACGATGAACCACGTCGAGATCGCCGTCGCATGGTCTTCGGCCCCCCCGATCGCCGGGCGCCGTCTCACGATCGGCCCGGCGCCCGACCGCCACCCTGTCTAGACCGTCGGGGGTGACCTCAGCCTGCGATCCCGTAGGTGCGGAGCTTGCGGTAGAGGCTCGAACGGGCCATTCCCAACTGTTCGGCCGCGGCCGATCGGTTGCCGTCATTGGTGCGCAGCGCAGAGACGATCAGATCCCGTTCTGCGGATTCGACCGGGGTGAGCATTCGCTGGGAAAACGTTTGGCAATAGCCGGGGAGGTCGCCGGCTTGGATCTCGCCGACCGGTCGTCGGCGTAGTGCGTGAACGAGTGCCTCGCGTAGCTGCGATACGTTCCGTGGCCACGAGTACCGGATGATGACGCGATGCGCCTCCGGGCTGATTCGGACCCTTCGGTCGGGGGCCAGCAAACGCAGTAGTGCCGCCGTCACATCGTCGACATCGTCGGTTCGGAAACGCAGTGGCGGGACGCTCACCGATTTGTCGAAGTGGCCGAGGATCTGCTTGAAGGGGAGGTCGGAGTCAAGGGCTGAATCTGACAGCGTGGCGATACACCAGACGGGCTGCTCCAGCTCACGGAGCGTGGTCAGGAACTTCTCGGCCTCTTCGGCGGCGTCGGTGGTGCACTGATCGATGTTGCGCAAGATGTACAGCGTCGGCGTGGTATCGGCACTGACAAGTTTCTCGATGACCGTCGGATCGTTCTGAGCGCTGAACTGTTCGGCATCCACGCTGATGCTCCGGGCATCGTCGAAAAGACCGTGGAACAGTTCGGTGACCAAGGTGAACTTGCCGGTGCCGGTTTCGCCGACGACTATCGTCGGGGTTCGTTCGATGAGCGCGGTGCGGAGTTCTCGGCAGACGCTCTGCCAGGCGGGTGACCGGCCGGAGATTGTTCGTTCGCGCGGACGTGCGAGGTCGTCGATGAGCGAGGATGTCGTCTTTGTGGCCAGCCCGATTTCGGGCAGATGGTGGTCGGCGATCTCCGCCCCCGGCCCGCGCCGGCCGCCACCCGCGATTTCTGCTGTCACCACGATTCCGGCGACATCGAGACCGGTCATGATCCGAGTTCCCGTGATGTGCACCTGCCGACCGTCGTCGAGTGGAACAGTGTCGTGGATCCGATCTTTGTGAAGCATCAGGAACGCGGCATGCTCCCGCAGCGCCTGTTGCTGGCCTGCGTCGAACCATGCCTGTGCGACGTCGTTGGCCATGAAGATGGAGCCGCCGAAGGCGAACACGGCGTTCTTGGTGGTGCGGGCGGACTCCCGCAGGTAGGTGGCGAAGATCGCCTGCTGTGCCTGGCTGCGATCGAGCAACAGGTTCTGGGCGATGTCCTTCGCCGCGCTCTTGACGAGCGCGTGCATGATCGGGCTCCAGCTATGGCTGAGCGTCGAGATGTCGAGAACGCCCTCGATACGTCGGGTGACGGGATCGATGATGGGCGCACCGGTGCAGGCGAAGGGCTGGAGGTACTCGGTGAAGTGCTCGGGCCCGACGACGCTCACCGGCTGTCCTGCTTCCAGGACCGTGCCTACGCCGTTGGTGCCCATCGTCGATTCGGCATAGGTGTATCCGGGGGCGAAATCGACGCGTTCAAGGAGCCGTCCGACGGCGGGGGAGGCGTCGATCCGTTGCACCACACGAGCGTGGCTGTCGGTCAGTGCGACCACCAGCGGCATGTCAATGGTGTCGCTGGTGAGTTGATTGAGAACCGGCCGTGCGCAGCGGACTAGGAGCGAACCGGTATCGATGTCGTCGGTGAATGTGCTGTGCGCCGCCGAGACGTCGACGCCGGCGGCGTGGCTGCGTTCCCATGACGCGACGACGACATCACCGACACCGGCTGCTCCCTGAGGGCCCGATTCGAGGAAATCGGCCCTCGCGGCCGCTACCCGAAGCAGTCGGTTATCGGTATTCGGCATGTCTGCCCTCCGTATGTCTCCGGATGGATGGCCGGTCGGCGCCCGAGGAGGCGCGCGAATCACATGCACAAGTGTGAACGAGATCTGCGTCACGGTCCATGTGCCGGACTGTCTCATTGTGAGACACGCATGCCCCATGAGACAACCACCACTCTTAGAGGGCGGATGTGGCGGAGGCCACGTCCACAACGCCCCGACAGTCTCATGAACGGACCGGCATGGAAACTCTTATCAACATCGACAACGGTGGAACGCTCACCGACATCTGCGTGTGGGACGGCACCGAGCTCAGCTTCACCAAGACTCTGACGACCCCCCACGAC
The nucleotide sequence above comes from Gordonia sp. PP30. Encoded proteins:
- the glpK gene encoding glycerol kinase GlpK, which gives rise to MTPTGSAAPRYVAAIDQGTTSTRAIIFDRRGQVIATEQVEHRQIFPRAGWVEHDPMEIWRNTRRVAAAVLAASQVNTSDIAACGITNQRETTVVWDRTTGEPVHNAIVWQDTRTAALCEELAGDEGVDRYRARTGLPLSTYFAGPKVRWILDNVDGARARAERGELCFGTIDSWLAWNMTGGVDGGRHLTDVTNASRTLLMDLRTLDWDPQICADLAIPMSMLPEITSSSAVLASLRTRGSFPEVPLGGILGDQQAATFGQACLTPGEAKNTYGTGNFLLLNTGTEPVFSEHGLLTTVCYRLGDEPARYALEGSIAVTGSLVQWLRDNLGLIPTAADVESLAAAVPDNGGVYFVPAFSGLFAPRWRPDARGVIVGLTRFADKRHIARAVLEASAYQTREVIEAMEADSGVALTTLKVDGGMVGNDLLMQFQSDLLGVPVVRPQVTETTALGAAYAAGLAVGFWESPDDIRTNWAEGKRWTPAMDDDERARLYDGWNRAVTHSYDLA
- a CDS encoding helix-turn-helix domain-containing protein, whose amino-acid sequence is MPNTDNRLLRVAAARADFLESGPQGAAGVGDVVVASWERSHAAGVDVSAAHSTFTDDIDTGSLLVRCARPVLNQLTSDTIDMPLVVALTDSHARVVQRIDASPAVGRLLERVDFAPGYTYAESTMGTNGVGTVLEAGQPVSVVGPEHFTEYLQPFACTGAPIIDPVTRRIEGVLDISTLSHSWSPIMHALVKSAAKDIAQNLLLDRSQAQQAIFATYLRESARTTKNAVFAFGGSIFMANDVAQAWFDAGQQQALREHAAFLMLHKDRIHDTVPLDDGRQVHITGTRIMTGLDVAGIVVTAEIAGGGRRGPGAEIADHHLPEIGLATKTTSSLIDDLARPRERTISGRSPAWQSVCRELRTALIERTPTIVVGETGTGKFTLVTELFHGLFDDARSISVDAEQFSAQNDPTVIEKLVSADTTPTLYILRNIDQCTTDAAEEAEKFLTTLRELEQPVWCIATLSDSALDSDLPFKQILGHFDKSVSVPPLRFRTDDVDDVTAALLRLLAPDRRVRISPEAHRVIIRYSWPRNVSQLREALVHALRRRPVGEIQAGDLPGYCQTFSQRMLTPVESAERDLIVSALRTNDGNRSAAAEQLGMARSSLYRKLRTYGIAG
- the glpD gene encoding glycerol-3-phosphate dehydrogenase, which translates into the protein MSNEHREERPADLGPAQRAQAWQRLTDEEFDLVVIGGGVVGVGTALDAATRGLRVALVEARDIASGTSSRSSKMFHGGLRYLEQLEFGLVREALRERELSLSLLAPHLVKPLPFLFPITKRFWERPYIAAGLFLYDRMGGAKSVPGQKHVSRSGAHRIAPSLRRGALVGGIRYYDTVVDDARHSLTLARTAAHYGAVVRTSTQAVGFLTEGDRVTGVKLRDSETGETTQVRAHCVVNAAGVWTDEVQKLSGQRGHFRVRASKGVHIVVPRDRIVSETAIILRTANSVLFVIPWETHWIIGTTDTDWNLDLAHPAATRADIDYLLQRVNAELVTELTHDDIEGVYAGLRPLLAGEDESTSALSREHAVAAVAPGLISIAGGKYTTYRVMGADAVDAAAEYIPDRVGKSVTERVPLMGADGYFALVNQCEHLGEHYGLHPYRVRRLLNRYGSMLDDVLALAADDPSLLQPIDAAPQYLRVEVVYAARFEAALHLEDVLARRTRIAIEYAHRGADCAREVAGLIAPILGWSEEKREWEIENYCARVEAEIASQRQPDDESADALRVAAPEARREILEPVPVPE
- a CDS encoding anaerobic C4-dicarboxylate transporter family protein, giving the protein MEIFKLIIEILLFLAPLAVGARYGPLALIGMSGVSVFILVEALRLQPGSPPITAIFIILAVIVASAAMSAAGGMDFLVRIAGKAMGKHPKAIPVVGPLIVWLFTVMSGTGNITFALIPIMYRVSYSAKIRPERILATANAVCQLALMSSPVAAITYVFINIAEKQGEHVGLGKLLAVTVPASLIATVLTSLIMSRYGKELDDDPEYQRRLAAGEVEPPAPLVDDDLPPLRERASWSAYIFLIAVVLGVVLGFFEKLRPTYSKSLEDGSVVETHVSMSFMIPIVMFAAAGLIMVMCKVKTPEVLSESMIGTGVIAALLLLAVPVLAGTIINDHMKEITSFVESSIGVSVALFAVILFVLAALIQSQVASVSVLLPIALTAGLGVGPAAGMLGAAGGNNLLASMGGLGQACIMTDKTGSTKQGSILINGSFLVPMLLSSAFAVAIGLGMQFLVF
- a CDS encoding amidohydrolase; this translates as MTDLKDIYIDLHRHPELAGQEERTAGIVAADLTETGYEVIEHIGGHGVVGILRNNDGPVVWLRADMDALPVAENTGLDYASTAHAVDADGETVPVMHACGHDMHVTALIGAARDLAANRDDWSGTVVTVFQPAEENLSGARAMIADDLLDRVPRPDVVLGQHVAPGPAGMVFYKPGPILAASDALEITLFGKGGHGSRPETTVDPVVMAASTIMRLQTIVSREVAAGDQAVVTIGVVEAGTKNNIIPETATLKMSVRTYDPDVRDSVLASITRIVNAEAQAAGAERMPEITTLYGAPATVNDDDATAKVVASWTERLGPIALPVPPGTGSEDFGVFGRAAGVPSVYWFLGGADPKLFAPPAELMKVLAELPSNHSAEYAPVIEPTITVGAKALVAAAKAWLG
- a CDS encoding DUF2306 domain-containing protein: MTTSATAAESGRIAWTWVLLSSLAVAAFAVAPYLTANLRELADSSSGSVAGNYVNAAPAIRIAFYTHIGGGGCALILGPLQFWRGLRTRWPAVHRWTGKAYLTAVGAGGLAGLVIAPCTDAGLIGTLGFGVLALLWLTTGALGYRAIRRGDVAAHRAAVTRNFALTYAGVTLRLWLLLLTASQVPFGTAYLIVPFLCWVPNLVVAEWLIVRRGLPR
- a CDS encoding pyridoxamine 5'-phosphate oxidase family protein, with product MEAITALDADQCWNLLSESVFGRLALSVDGEPEIFPVNAYAHDGKILFRTGEGTKLSEIAVNGRVAFETDGFTSKIGWSVVAKGTARILTGTKEIQEADQLPLKPWVPTLKMNYVEIDVAEITGRRFKFGPEPDRYPV
- a CDS encoding metalloregulator ArsR/SmtB family transcription factor, whose protein sequence is MTDEDEDRADALFHALADRTRRDILRRVLAGEHSVTALAEHYDMTFAAVQKHVAVLERAGLLTKRRSGRQQMASGDVAAVRSVRGMLGDLEQIWRGRITRVDELLAADPPHPDPPHPESTPSPSP